Proteins encoded by one window of Cannabis sativa cultivar Pink pepper isolate KNU-18-1 chromosome 4, ASM2916894v1, whole genome shotgun sequence:
- the LOC115712689 gene encoding 26S proteasome regulatory subunit 4 homolog A, with protein MGQGTPGGLNRQGLPGDRKPDGGDKKEKKFEPAAPPARVGRKQRKQKGPEAAARLPTVTPLTKCKLRLLKLERIKDYLLMEEEFVTNQERLKPQEEKAEEDRSKVDDLRGSPMSVGNLEELIDESHAIVSSSVGPEYYVGILSFVDKDQLEPGCAILMHNKVLSVVGLLQDEVDPMVSVMKVEKAPLESYADIGGLDAQIQEIKEAVELPLTHPELYEDIGIKPPKGVILYGEPGTGKTLLAKAVANSTSATFLRVVGSELIQKYLGDGPKLVRELFRVADDLSPSIVFIDEIDAVGTKRYDAHSGGEREIQRTMLELLNQLDGFDSRGDVKVILATNRIESLDPALLRPGRIDRKIEFPLPDIKTRRRIFQIHTSRMTLADDVNLEEFVMTKDEFSGADIKAICTEAGLLALRERRMKVTHADFKKAKEKVMFKKKEGVPEGLYM; from the exons ATGGGTCAAGGAACTCCCGGTGGTCTCAACCGTCAGGGTTTACCCGGAGATCGGAAACCTGACGGCGGCgacaagaaggagaagaagtttGAGCCCGCGGCGCCGCCGGCTAGAGTTGGTCGCAAGCAACGGAAGCAAAAGGGTCCCGAAGCTGCGGCTAGGCTTCCGACTGTAACCCCTTTAACTAAGTGCAAGTTGAGGCTTTTAAAGCTTGAGCGAATCAAGGATTATCTGCTTATGGAGGAAGAGTTTGTTACTAATCAGGAGCGACTCAAGCCTCAGGAAGAGAAAGCTGAAGAGGATAGATCCAAGGTTGACGATCTTAGAGGTTCGCCTATGAGCGTTGGTAATCTTGAGGAGCTTATCGATGAGAGCCATGCCATCGTTTCTTCCTCTGTTGGGCCTGAGTATTATGTGGGCATTTTGTCTTTTGTTGATAAGGACCAATTGGAACCTGGCTGCGCAATTTTGATGCACAATAAG GTTCTTTCGGTTGTTGGGCTTCTTCAAGATGAAGTTGATCCCATGGTGTCTGTGATGAAAGTCGAGAAGGCTCCATTGGAATCATATGCAGATATTGGTGGTTTAGATGCCCAGATACAGGAGATTAAAGAAGCTGTTGAGCTTCCTCTTACTCATCCTGAATTATACGAAGACATCGGTATCAAGCCTCCTAAGGGTGTTATATTGTATGGAGAACCAGGAACTGGCAAGACTTTACTTGCTAAG GCAGTTGCTAATTCAACATCAGCCACTTTCTTGCGTGTTGTTGGTAGTGAATTGATTCAAAAGTACTTGGGAGATGGTCCAAAACTAGTTAGAGAGCTTTTTAGGGTTGCAGATGATCTCTCTCCTTCAATTGTCTTCATTGATGAGATTGACGCAGTCGGTACAAAGAG GTACGATGCTCATTCTGGTGGTGAACGTGAAATTCAGAGAACTATGCTTGAGCTGCTGAACCAGTTAGATGGTTTTGATTCAAGAGGAGATGTTAAAGTCATTCTTGCAACAAATAGAATCGAAAGTCTTGATCCAGCTTTACTCCGTCCTGGTCGAATAGATAGGAAAATTGAATTCCCTCTCCCTGATATCAAAACAAGAAGAAGGATTTTCCAG ATTCACACATCAAGGATGACATTGGCTGATGACGTCAACTTGGAAGAATTTGTCATGACTAAGGATGAGTTTTCCGGTGCTGATATCAAGGCAATTTGCACCGAAGCCGGTTTGCTTGCATTGAGGGAACGCCGAATGAAG GTGACACACGCTGACTTTAAGAAGGCGAAAGAGAAGGTGATGTTCAAGAAGAAGGAAGGAGTACCAGAAGGACTTTATATGTGA
- the LOC115712795 gene encoding uncharacterized protein LOC115712795 isoform X2, with product MAGPKQCQVCNEAVSKYKCPSCLTPYCSLICFKKHKEIPCSKPAASQQNQKEKIPCSMPVASQQNLKETGPLIQSHVERPLVLTEPTKVLERLQLEALVSSSEICNVLKDENIQKLICDIDNSSDPEKELDKAMESEMFCAFTDKILSTVNQ from the exons ATGGCTGGCCCTAAGCAATGCCAAGTTTGCAATGAAGCAGTTTCCAAGTACAAGTGTCCCTCTTGTTTAACCCCATA TTGTTCACTTATCTGCTTCAAGAAACACAAAG AAATTCCGTGTTCTAAGCCAGCGGCTTCTCAGCAAAACCAAAAGGAAA AAATCCCGTGTTCTATGCCAGTGGCTTCTCAGCAAAATCTAAAGGAAA CTGGCCCTCTAATTCAATCGCATGTAGAAAGGCCATTAGTACTTACCGAGCCAACCAAGGTGCTGGAGAGGTTACAACTGGAGGCTTTAG TTTCATCAAGTGAAATTTGCAATGTTTTGAAAGATGAGAACATTCAGAAACTCATATGTGATATTGATAACTCTTCAGATCCTGAAAAG GAACTTGATAAAGCTATGGAATCAGAGATGTTTTGTGCCTTTACTGACAAG ATTCTTTCTACTGTAAACCAATAA
- the LOC115712795 gene encoding uncharacterized protein LOC115712795 isoform X1: MAGPKQCQVCNEAVSKYKCPSCLTPYCSLICFKKHKEIPCSKPAASQQNQKEKIPCSMPVASQQNLKETAGPLIQSHVERPLVLTEPTKVLERLQLEALVSSSEICNVLKDENIQKLICDIDNSSDPEKELDKAMESEMFCAFTDKILSTVNQ; encoded by the exons ATGGCTGGCCCTAAGCAATGCCAAGTTTGCAATGAAGCAGTTTCCAAGTACAAGTGTCCCTCTTGTTTAACCCCATA TTGTTCACTTATCTGCTTCAAGAAACACAAAG AAATTCCGTGTTCTAAGCCAGCGGCTTCTCAGCAAAACCAAAAGGAAA AAATCCCGTGTTCTATGCCAGTGGCTTCTCAGCAAAATCTAAAGGAAA CTGCTGGCCCTCTAATTCAATCGCATGTAGAAAGGCCATTAGTACTTACCGAGCCAACCAAGGTGCTGGAGAGGTTACAACTGGAGGCTTTAG TTTCATCAAGTGAAATTTGCAATGTTTTGAAAGATGAGAACATTCAGAAACTCATATGTGATATTGATAACTCTTCAGATCCTGAAAAG GAACTTGATAAAGCTATGGAATCAGAGATGTTTTGTGCCTTTACTGACAAG ATTCTTTCTACTGTAAACCAATAA